The proteins below are encoded in one region of Malaclemys terrapin pileata isolate rMalTer1 chromosome 8, rMalTer1.hap1, whole genome shotgun sequence:
- the LOC128841466 gene encoding hepatitis A virus cellular receptor 2 homolog isoform X2, giving the protein MAPYFILQWILMVLFTGLTVSGSPVRGVVGQNVTLPCKYRVNHQNDITTMCWGRGSCPSFQCSQTILRTDRWRVTERQSSRYRLEGNLTQGDVSLTIVNAAEADRGVYCCRVEIPGWFNDERNNLEVVIETARTSTAGPHAYTPEHTSAAANASDTSSTIAPQWPLVFSSEAPEDVSITVLTSIHQLMEPESTRSGMHIGISIFVVLLVILVLALILSKRYFPNRQKLKTLASSVSFSNAEQGGFQSTLEAGVHAEENIYTMD; this is encoded by the exons ATGGCTCCTTACTTCATCTTGCAGTGGATCCTAATGGTCCTATTTACAG GTCTCACAGTGTCAGGCTCTCCAGTGAGAGGAGTGGTGGGTCAGAACGTCACTTTGCCCTGTAAATACCGAGTTAATCACCAAAATGACATCACCACAAtgtgctggggccggggcagcTGTCCTTCTTTCCAATGTTCTCAGACAATTCTCCGGACAGATCGATGGAGGGTAACAGAGCGTCAGTCCAGCAGGTACCGGTTAGAAGGGAATCTCACTCAGGGGGACGTGTCCCTCACCATAGTGAATGCAGCAGAAGCAGACAGAGGGGTGTACTGCTGCCGTGTGGAGATCCCTGGTTGGTTCAATGATGAGCGGAACAATCTGGAAGTTGTGATTGAGACAG CTAGGACCTCCACTGCAGGCCCTCATGCTTACACACCTGAACACACCTCAG CTGCTGCGAATGCCAGTGACACGTCTTCCACCATCGCCCCACAATGGCCATTGGTTTTCAGTTCGGAAGCCCCTGAGGATGTTTCAATA ACTGTGTTGACATCAATCCATCAGCTAATGGAACCAGAATCCACGCGGTCAGGGATGCATATTGGAATCAGCATTTTTGTGGTACTTCTAGTCATCCTGGTTTTGGCCCTAATTCTATCCAAAA GGTATTTCCCCAACAGACAGAAGCTGAAGACTTTGGCAAG CTCGGTCTCATTTTCCAACGCAGAACAAGGAGGCTTCCAGAGCACGTTGGAAGCTGGGGTTCATGCAGAAGAGAACATTTATACGATGGACTAA
- the LOC128841466 gene encoding hepatitis A virus cellular receptor 2 homolog isoform X3 — protein sequence MAPYFILQWILMVLFTGLTVSGSPVRGVVGQNVTLPCKYRVNHQNDITTMCWGRGSCPSFQCSQTILRTDRWRVTERQSSRYRLEGNLTQGDVSLTIVNAAEADRGVYCCRVEIPGWFNDERNNLEVVIETAAANASDTSSTIAPQWPLVFSSEAPEDVSIQTVLTSIHQLMEPESTRSGMHIGISIFVVLLVILVLALILSKRYFPNRQKLKTLASSVSFSNAEQGGFQSTLEAGVHAEENIYTMD from the exons ATGGCTCCTTACTTCATCTTGCAGTGGATCCTAATGGTCCTATTTACAG GTCTCACAGTGTCAGGCTCTCCAGTGAGAGGAGTGGTGGGTCAGAACGTCACTTTGCCCTGTAAATACCGAGTTAATCACCAAAATGACATCACCACAAtgtgctggggccggggcagcTGTCCTTCTTTCCAATGTTCTCAGACAATTCTCCGGACAGATCGATGGAGGGTAACAGAGCGTCAGTCCAGCAGGTACCGGTTAGAAGGGAATCTCACTCAGGGGGACGTGTCCCTCACCATAGTGAATGCAGCAGAAGCAGACAGAGGGGTGTACTGCTGCCGTGTGGAGATCCCTGGTTGGTTCAATGATGAGCGGAACAATCTGGAAGTTGTGATTGAGACAG CTGCTGCGAATGCCAGTGACACGTCTTCCACCATCGCCCCACAATGGCCATTGGTTTTCAGTTCGGAAGCCCCTGAGGATGTTTCAATA CAGACTGTGTTGACATCAATCCATCAGCTAATGGAACCAGAATCCACGCGGTCAGGGATGCATATTGGAATCAGCATTTTTGTGGTACTTCTAGTCATCCTGGTTTTGGCCCTAATTCTATCCAAAA GGTATTTCCCCAACAGACAGAAGCTGAAGACTTTGGCAAG CTCGGTCTCATTTTCCAACGCAGAACAAGGAGGCTTCCAGAGCACGTTGGAAGCTGGGGTTCATGCAGAAGAGAACATTTATACGATGGACTAA
- the LOC128841466 gene encoding hepatitis A virus cellular receptor 2 homolog isoform X1 yields the protein MAPYFILQWILMVLFTGLTVSGSPVRGVVGQNVTLPCKYRVNHQNDITTMCWGRGSCPSFQCSQTILRTDRWRVTERQSSRYRLEGNLTQGDVSLTIVNAAEADRGVYCCRVEIPGWFNDERNNLEVVIETARTSTAGPHAYTPEHTSAAANASDTSSTIAPQWPLVFSSEAPEDVSIQTVLTSIHQLMEPESTRSGMHIGISIFVVLLVILVLALILSKRYFPNRQKLKTLASSVSFSNAEQGGFQSTLEAGVHAEENIYTMD from the exons ATGGCTCCTTACTTCATCTTGCAGTGGATCCTAATGGTCCTATTTACAG GTCTCACAGTGTCAGGCTCTCCAGTGAGAGGAGTGGTGGGTCAGAACGTCACTTTGCCCTGTAAATACCGAGTTAATCACCAAAATGACATCACCACAAtgtgctggggccggggcagcTGTCCTTCTTTCCAATGTTCTCAGACAATTCTCCGGACAGATCGATGGAGGGTAACAGAGCGTCAGTCCAGCAGGTACCGGTTAGAAGGGAATCTCACTCAGGGGGACGTGTCCCTCACCATAGTGAATGCAGCAGAAGCAGACAGAGGGGTGTACTGCTGCCGTGTGGAGATCCCTGGTTGGTTCAATGATGAGCGGAACAATCTGGAAGTTGTGATTGAGACAG CTAGGACCTCCACTGCAGGCCCTCATGCTTACACACCTGAACACACCTCAG CTGCTGCGAATGCCAGTGACACGTCTTCCACCATCGCCCCACAATGGCCATTGGTTTTCAGTTCGGAAGCCCCTGAGGATGTTTCAATA CAGACTGTGTTGACATCAATCCATCAGCTAATGGAACCAGAATCCACGCGGTCAGGGATGCATATTGGAATCAGCATTTTTGTGGTACTTCTAGTCATCCTGGTTTTGGCCCTAATTCTATCCAAAA GGTATTTCCCCAACAGACAGAAGCTGAAGACTTTGGCAAG CTCGGTCTCATTTTCCAACGCAGAACAAGGAGGCTTCCAGAGCACGTTGGAAGCTGGGGTTCATGCAGAAGAGAACATTTATACGATGGACTAA